GCAGCTCGATCTCCTCGAACATCGTCCGCCACTTCCAGCGTCCCCCCTCCTTCTCCCAATAGAGAGGGTGGTCGATTTCGTCGCGCCGGATCCAGGCCCAGTCGTCGGGAAGCCAATGGCTCTCGCGGTGATACCCGCCCGCTTCCAGGAATTCGAGGAACTCGCCGTTGGTCACGTCATAGCGGTCGATCTCGAATGCCGGAACCTCCACGCTCAGGCGGGGAAATTCGTTGTCCCAGCCGAACGGGATCTCGCCGCGATCGGCCCCGAGCGTCGCTCTTCCCGCCGGTACCCGGATGATCTCCGGAGGCGGCGAGGGGCCGACCGACGCGCGAGGCGCCCTCAGAGGCGGAGACTTCCTCCCGGGCTCGATTCGGTGGAAGATGTACAGGAGCGTCTCCTGGTGCATCGCCTCGTGCTCGATGCACATGACCGCGGCTTCCCGTCCGCGAGCCGGGACGCTCCCCGCTCCGCCCTCGATCTCGTCGAAAATTCGCGACAGCCGCTCGCCGGCCTCCGCGACGTAGGCCTCGATCTCCACCCGGGGCGGCCACGTGGAGATCGCCATCTTCTCGGCCGTGGCGCCGTCGGCCGGGTCGATCCCGCGCTCGAACAGGACCTCGAAATCCGGTCGGATTCCGGGAAGGCCGAGGGCCCGCTTCATCACGGTATTGACGGCGAACGCGGCCAGGTGCCCGCGATAGAAGACGATTGGATGGCGAAGAGGAAGCGGACGAGAGAAGAAGGTCTCCTCGTCGATGAGCGAAAAACATTCTTCGGTGCGGTCTCGCGCCTTGCGGTAGCGCTCGCCGAGAGTCTCGGCGGCGACTTTTTGCAGAGTCGACATGCCGTTCACCTCCGCTTCTCCCATTCTAAGCCCGGCATCGCTCGCACGCGGTCCCGGGCGTCGAGCGACGCCCGCCTTCCCGGCGGATTCGATGCCGGCGCGGATCGAGGTTTCCAATTTCAACGAAAGGACCCGCGACGCTTTGAATTTCGTCCGCCCCTCGGTCAGACTCCATCCGATGACGCTGCGCCTGACGACCGCCGGGGAATCCCATGGACCGGCGCTGACCGCGATCCTGGAGGGAATCCCGGCCGGCCTCCCGATCGACCGCGAGCGGCTGCGAAACGACATGGCGCGCCGGCAGCACGGCTATGGCCGCGGCGGGCGGATGAAGATCGAGACCGACGAGGTCGAGATCACCGGCGGCGTGCGCGGCGGCGTCGCGCTCGGCTCTCCCATCGCGTTCCGGATCGAGAACCGCGATTTCGCCAACTGGAAAGCGGTGATGGACCCCTGGGAGATCGACCGGCACGCCGGCGCGGCGCGTCGCGTGACGCGTCCCCGCCCGGGGCACGCCGATCTCGCCGGGGCGCAGAAGTACGGCGCCGACGACCTCAGAAACGTCCTCGAGAGAGCCTCGGCGCGCGAAACCGCCGCGCGCGTGGCGGCGGGCGCCGTCTGCCGGATGCTGCTCTCCGAATGCGGCATCGAGGTCGCGAGCGGGGTCCTGTCGCTCGGTCCGGTGGTCTGCGACGCGCCGAGGACCTGGGCATCGCTCGTAAAGGTCGATGACCGCTCTCCCCTTCGCGCGCTCGATCCCGACGCCGAGAAGAAGATGGTCGCGGCGATCGACGAGGCGAAGGCGAAAGGGGAAACGCTCGGAGGGTCGATCCTCGTCGGCGCACGCAACGTCCCGGCCGGCCTCGGTTCCTACGTCTCGTGGGACCGGAAGCTCGACGGCCGGATCGGTCGCGCGATCCTCTCGGTTCCCGCCGTCAAGGCCGTGGAATTCGGCTCCGCGATCGAGGCCTCCCGCGGCTTCGGATCCGAGGCCCACGACGAGATCCTCCTCGGAGGCCGGCGCCGGACGAACCGGGCCGGCGGGCTCGAGGGAGGCGTCACGAACGGCGAGGATGTGATCGTCGTGGCGTACATGAAGCCGATCTCGACGCTCGCGCGAGGACTCTCCTCGATCGACCTCGACACGGGACAACCGGCGGCCTCCGCCTACGAGCGGAGCGACGTCGCCGCGGTGCCGGCCTGCGGCGTGATCGCCGAGGCGATGCTCGCGTTCGTGCTGACGGACGCGCTCCTGGAGGTGACCGGCGGCGACCGGATGGAGGACGTGACGGCACGGCTCGCGGCCCATCGCGAGAGAGTCGCGCGGTTCGTTCGATCCGTCCGCGGCTGATCTCCGCCGAGCTTCGGCCGTTATATCCTCTTCCCCAGGTTGAACGACCCCACATGACCCTCCAGGCCGGAACTCGGCTCGGTCCCTACGATCCGCCGTCGCTCGCTCTCGCGAGCTATGGCGAGGCTCGTCCGCCGTCGCCGACACCTCGGCGGCCGAGGATCCACTCGTGACACTCCCCGCCGGCACCCGGCTCGGCCCCTATGAAGTTCTCTCTCCGCTGGGCGCCGGGGGAATGGGAGAGGTCTACCGCGCGCGGGACGCGAAGTTGAACCGCGAGGTCGCGGTCAAGGTGCTTCCGGAGCACCTGGCGAGCGACGCGGACGCTCGCGCGCGTTTCGAGCGCGAGGCGCAGGCCGTCGCCGCTCTCTCGCACCCGAACATCCTCGCGATCCACGATTTCGGGGTCGAGAACGGCGTCGCGTACTCCGTGACCGAGCTCCTCGAAGGCGAGACGCTGCGCGCGCGGCTCGCGGGCTCGCCGCTCCACTCGCGCAAGGCGATCGACTTCGCGCTCCAGATCGCGCGCGGCCTCGCCGCGGCGCACGAGCGCGGCGTCGTGCACCGGGATCTGAAGCCCGAGAACATCTTCCTCACGAAGGACGGCCACGTGAAAATCCTCGACTTCGGCCTCGCGCGCATGACGGGCGCGGCCGAGGCGGGCGGCGCGACGAACGCGCCGACCGTGGAGGCGCAGGGCACCGCGCCCGGGACCGTCATGGGGACGATGGGCTACATGTCCCCCGAGCAGGTGCGCGGCCGGCCCGCTGACCTCCGCACCGACATCTTCTCTTTCGGCGCGGTGCTCTACGAGATGCTCTCCGGCCGCCGCGCCTTCCGGGGCGACACGGCGGCCGACACGATGACGGCGATCCTCAAGGAGGAGCCGCCGGAGCTCTCGGAGACGAACCGCGCGGTTCCCGCGGCGCTCGAAAGGCTCGTCCGGCACTGTCTCGAGAAGAACCCGGAAGACCGGTTCCAGTCGGCGCGCGACCTCGCGTACGACCTCGAGGCGGTCTCGGGCCTCTCGACGTCGGAGTCGCGGGCCGGCGCGGTCCCGGCGATGCGGCGCTGGCGCGCGCCGAAGGTCGCGCTTCCGATCGCCGCGGCCGCCGCCGTCGCGGCTCTGGCGCTCGGTTGGCTCGCCGGCAAGAAGCTCGGACGCGAAGACGCCGCCGCTCCGGCATTCCACCAGCTCACGTTCCGGCGCGGCTTCATCGGGTCGGCGCGGTTCACTCCCGACGGGCAGTCCGTCCTCTTCTCCGCGCAGTGGGACGGGCTCCCTCCCGAGGTGTTCCTCAAGCGTCCGGAAACGCCCGATGCGCTTTCGCTGCAGCTCCCGCCCGCGGAAGTGCTCGCCGTCTCCTCGACGGGCCAGGCGGCGATCTCGCTGGACTGCCGGCAGGCCCACAACGGAGCCTGCGCGGGGACGCTCGCCGTCGTTCCCCTGACGGGCGGGGCCCCCCGTCCGCTCGAAGACGGCATCCAGTGGGCCGACTGGTCCCCTGACGGAAGCGCGATGCTCGTCGAGCACGACGTCGCAGGGAAGGCGCGACTCGAATTTCCCGCCGGCAAGGTCGTGTACGAGACGTCGGGCCACATCAGCTGGCCGCGGTTCTCGCCCGACGGCGGGACGATCGCCTTCCTCGACCATCCCTTCCCGACCGACGACCAGGGCGCCGTCGCGGTGATCGACCGCGCGGGGAAGAAGACGAAGCTCTCGCACGACTATGAAAGCGTGCAGGGGCTGTCATGGTCGCGCGACGGGAAGGAAATCTGGTTCACGGCGGCGGAAGCGGGCGCCGGACGCTCGCTTCGCGCGGTGACCCTCTCCGGGAAGGAGCGCGTTCTTTCGAACGTCCCCGGCGGGCTCACGCTGCGGGACATCTCGAAGACCGGCCGGATTCTCCTGACGCACGACAACGTGCGGAAGGGAATCATGGGCCTCGGTCCCGGACAGACCAAGGAACGCGAGCTGTCGTGGCTCGACTGGTCGCTCCCGTACGACCTCTCCGACGACGGGACGACGCTCCTCTTCGATGAGCAGGGGCAGGCCGTCGGCGAAAACTACGCGGTGTGCCTCCGGAAGACGGACGGCTCTCCGGTCGTCCGTCTCGGCGACGGCGTTCCCCGGGCGCTCTCGCCCGACGGAAAGTGGGCCGTCACCGCTCTCATGAAAGCGCACGCGGCGCTCACCCTTCTGCCGACCGGAACGGGCCAGCCGCGGGCGCTCCCCTCCGACGGGAAGCTCCAGTTCAATGCCGTCCGCTGGCTTCCCGACAGCCGCCGCATCGCGTTCAACGCCGTGTCCGATGACAACACGCGGCGGCTGTACGTCCAGGACGTCGAGCACGGCCTGCCCCGCGCCATCACTCCTCCGGACGTCCTCGTCGCCGGCTTCCTCACGTCGGCCGACGGGAAGTACGCCTTCTTCAGCGGGCCCGACGGCAAATCGGGCGTGGCCTCGATCGACGGCGGTACTCCGCCGCCCCGTCCGAAGATCGATCTCGCCAATTTGACGGCGATCCGGTTCAGCGGCGACGGTCGGTACCTCTTCGCCCGCGACCACCGGATTCCCGCGAGCGTCTGGCGGATCGACGTCGCGAGCGGCCGGAAGGAGCTCCTCCGGCAGCTGTCGCCGGGCGACCCGGCGGGCCTTCAGTTCATCGGACAGATCTTCTTCTCGGCCGACGGCCGCTCGTACGTCTACGGTTACACGCGGGCGCTCTCCGATCTTTTCGCCGTCGACGGGTTCCGATGACCCGCCTTCGCGTACTCAAGCGCGCTTCGGCGCGAGAGGTCCGCCTTCGCCCCCCCTTCGCCAAGGCTTCGGCAGGCTTCGGCGCGGCCAGGATGTCCCTATGACCCTTGTCGCGGGAGCCAGGCTCGGTCCCTACGAGATCCTCAGTCCCTTGGGCTCAGGAGGCATGGGAGAAGTGTACCGAGCGCGCGACACGCGGCTCGGCCGCGACGTCGCCGTCAAAGTCCTCCCGGAGGACCTCTCGCAGAACGCCGAGTTCAAGCAGCGGTTCGAACGGGAAGCGAAGTCCGTCTCCCAGCTCTCGCATCCGCACATCTGCGCCCTCTACGACGTCGGAAACCAGGACGGGACCGAGTACCTCGTGATGGAGCTCCTCG
Above is a window of Thermoanaerobaculia bacterium DNA encoding:
- a CDS encoding SUMF1/EgtB/PvdO family nonheme iron enzyme — its product is MSTLQKVAAETLGERYRKARDRTEECFSLIDEETFFSRPLPLRHPIVFYRGHLAAFAVNTVMKRALGLPGIRPDFEVLFERGIDPADGATAEKMAISTWPPRVEIEAYVAEAGERLSRIFDEIEGGAGSVPARGREAAVMCIEHEAMHQETLLYIFHRIEPGRKSPPLRAPRASVGPSPPPEIIRVPAGRATLGADRGEIPFGWDNEFPRLSVEVPAFEIDRYDVTNGEFLEFLEAGGYHRESHWLPDDWAWIRRDEIDHPLYWEKEGGRWKWRTMFEEIELPLSWPVYVSHAEASAFARWRARRLPTEAEFHRAAYGTAAGAERSFPWGEEPPDFSRANFDLYRYDPVPVGS
- the aroC gene encoding chorismate synthase; this encodes MRLTTAGESHGPALTAILEGIPAGLPIDRERLRNDMARRQHGYGRGGRMKIETDEVEITGGVRGGVALGSPIAFRIENRDFANWKAVMDPWEIDRHAGAARRVTRPRPGHADLAGAQKYGADDLRNVLERASARETAARVAAGAVCRMLLSECGIEVASGVLSLGPVVCDAPRTWASLVKVDDRSPLRALDPDAEKKMVAAIDEAKAKGETLGGSILVGARNVPAGLGSYVSWDRKLDGRIGRAILSVPAVKAVEFGSAIEASRGFGSEAHDEILLGGRRRTNRAGGLEGGVTNGEDVIVVAYMKPISTLARGLSSIDLDTGQPAASAYERSDVAAVPACGVIAEAMLAFVLTDALLEVTGGDRMEDVTARLAAHRERVARFVRSVRG
- a CDS encoding protein kinase, with the protein product MGEVYRARDTRLGRDVAVKVLPEDLSQNAEFKQRFEREAKSVSQLSHPHICALYDVGNQDGTEYLVMELL
- a CDS encoding protein kinase — protein: MTLPAGTRLGPYEVLSPLGAGGMGEVYRARDAKLNREVAVKVLPEHLASDADARARFEREAQAVAALSHPNILAIHDFGVENGVAYSVTELLEGETLRARLAGSPLHSRKAIDFALQIARGLAAAHERGVVHRDLKPENIFLTKDGHVKILDFGLARMTGAAEAGGATNAPTVEAQGTAPGTVMGTMGYMSPEQVRGRPADLRTDIFSFGAVLYEMLSGRRAFRGDTAADTMTAILKEEPPELSETNRAVPAALERLVRHCLEKNPEDRFQSARDLAYDLEAVSGLSTSESRAGAVPAMRRWRAPKVALPIAAAAAVAALALGWLAGKKLGREDAAAPAFHQLTFRRGFIGSARFTPDGQSVLFSAQWDGLPPEVFLKRPETPDALSLQLPPAEVLAVSSTGQAAISLDCRQAHNGACAGTLAVVPLTGGAPRPLEDGIQWADWSPDGSAMLVEHDVAGKARLEFPAGKVVYETSGHISWPRFSPDGGTIAFLDHPFPTDDQGAVAVIDRAGKKTKLSHDYESVQGLSWSRDGKEIWFTAAEAGAGRSLRAVTLSGKERVLSNVPGGLTLRDISKTGRILLTHDNVRKGIMGLGPGQTKERELSWLDWSLPYDLSDDGTTLLFDEQGQAVGENYAVCLRKTDGSPVVRLGDGVPRALSPDGKWAVTALMKAHAALTLLPTGTGQPRALPSDGKLQFNAVRWLPDSRRIAFNAVSDDNTRRLYVQDVEHGLPRAITPPDVLVAGFLTSADGKYAFFSGPDGKSGVASIDGGTPPPRPKIDLANLTAIRFSGDGRYLFARDHRIPASVWRIDVASGRKELLRQLSPGDPAGLQFIGQIFFSADGRSYVYGYTRALSDLFAVDGFR